From Candidatus Babeliales bacterium, a single genomic window includes:
- a CDS encoding ABC-F family ATP-binding cassette domain-containing protein: MIHADNINLSFGSQVVFNDISFTVQQDQKVGLVGRNGSGKSTLLHAIIDNSQLDSGSLKYLTSKKIAYLPQNVVLESDRSIIDETVRAIKEIADLLDKAALLQHQMTSSNDTAIAIEYAQVQATLADYNLEQMQAQAKRILQGLGLSTEQFDMPVSTLSVGWKMRVVLAKLLLQDADFYLFDEPTNHLDLIAKEWFLEFLKNASFGFMIVCHERYFLDELCSHILSLERGKGIMYTGNYSKFLAQKEHNDALLRSAYVNQQKEIKQKKETIERFRASASKAKMAQSMIKALDKIEIIELPPSDKIITFNFGSIKPSSRTVLEVKNVAHSFGDKQIFKNVSCEIERGQKVAIVAANGVGKTTLLNIINGKIPCQQGTINVGGQVTSALFEQDQNKMLNKDMSILENVTQRAREKTEQAVRSLLGAFLFSNDDVKKKVGVLSGGEKNRVGMVCTLLNDANLLMLDEPTNHLDIQSKEILLRALKTYTGTMIFVSHDRDFVNDLATHILELTPTGAFLYHGNFDSFLYQKKYATTPGAESNGAKPSNKQKDFKEELSAGPKKSNKELFLLRKESNRLERMVTKAEQKAADLQTAITAATWGSDEATALQKQLVDAKATLQKLTAEWEAVEKSINE; encoded by the coding sequence ATGATACACGCAGATAATATTAATCTTTCATTCGGATCACAAGTAGTCTTCAACGATATATCGTTCACTGTTCAACAGGATCAAAAAGTTGGACTCGTTGGCCGCAATGGATCAGGAAAATCAACCTTACTTCATGCAATTATTGATAATTCACAACTGGATAGCGGATCGCTAAAATATTTAACCAGTAAAAAAATTGCATATCTCCCCCAAAACGTGGTCCTCGAATCTGACCGCTCGATCATCGATGAGACAGTGCGAGCGATTAAGGAAATTGCAGACTTACTTGATAAAGCAGCTCTTTTGCAACATCAAATGACATCGAGCAATGACACTGCAATAGCAATCGAATATGCACAAGTGCAAGCAACTTTGGCTGATTATAACCTCGAGCAAATGCAGGCGCAAGCAAAGCGAATTTTACAAGGCCTTGGACTTTCTACAGAGCAATTTGACATGCCCGTATCTACGCTGAGCGTAGGATGGAAAATGCGTGTTGTACTTGCAAAGCTCCTTCTGCAAGATGCTGATTTCTATCTATTTGACGAACCGACAAACCACCTTGATTTAATTGCAAAAGAGTGGTTTTTAGAATTTTTAAAGAATGCATCTTTTGGATTTATGATTGTTTGCCACGAACGGTACTTTTTGGATGAACTCTGTAGCCATATCTTAAGCCTTGAACGAGGCAAGGGCATTATGTATACCGGAAATTATTCAAAATTCCTTGCGCAAAAAGAACATAATGACGCATTATTACGATCTGCATACGTGAACCAACAAAAAGAGATCAAACAGAAAAAAGAAACTATTGAGCGATTCCGCGCATCTGCAAGCAAAGCAAAGATGGCGCAAAGCATGATCAAAGCGCTCGATAAAATAGAAATCATTGAACTACCACCTTCTGACAAGATTATTACATTCAACTTTGGATCAATAAAGCCTTCAAGCCGAACCGTGCTGGAAGTGAAAAATGTTGCTCACTCATTTGGCGACAAACAGATTTTTAAAAATGTATCATGTGAAATTGAACGAGGACAAAAAGTAGCCATCGTTGCTGCTAACGGTGTCGGTAAAACAACATTGCTTAACATCATCAACGGTAAAATTCCTTGCCAACAAGGCACGATCAATGTCGGTGGACAAGTAACTTCTGCTTTATTTGAGCAAGATCAAAACAAAATGCTCAACAAAGATATGAGCATTTTAGAAAATGTAACTCAAAGAGCTCGAGAAAAAACAGAACAGGCTGTACGATCTCTTCTTGGTGCATTTTTATTTAGTAATGATGATGTAAAGAAAAAAGTTGGCGTACTGAGCGGTGGAGAAAAAAACCGGGTTGGTATGGTGTGCACGCTCCTGAATGACGCAAATCTACTTATGCTTGATGAGCCCACCAACCATTTGGATATTCAATCAAAAGAGATTTTGCTCCGTGCGCTGAAAACGTACACCGGTACTATGATCTTTGTTTCTCACGATCGTGATTTTGTGAATGATCTTGCAACTCACATTCTTGAACTTACTCCTACTGGCGCATTTTTATACCATGGCAACTTTGATTCATTCTTGTACCAAAAAAAATATGCAACAACTCCTGGAGCAGAATCGAACGGAGCTAAGCCATCGAATAAGCAAAAAGATTTTAAAGAAGAGCTAAGCGCTGGTCCTAAGAAATCAAACAAAGAACTCTTCTTACTCCGAAAAGAATCGAACCGTCTTGAAAGAATGGTTACCAAAGCTGAACAGAAAGCTGCTGATCTACAAACTGCGATCACTGCGGCAACATGGGGTTCAGATGAGGCTACTGCACTACAAAAACAGTTAGTCGATGCTAAAGCAACCCTTCAAAAGTTAACTGCTGAATGGGAAGCGGTAGAAAAGTCGATCAACGAGTAA
- a CDS encoding transketolase, producing MGAPDTKKLFLEYKAYNMRLSSLIMTTKAGSGHVTSCLSAADIVAALFFDAMQYDPRDPDNPDNDRFILSKGHAAPILYAAWKEAGVLTEHDLLSYRRFDSELEGHPTRRFKYTESATGSLGIGLSIGAGMALAAKMDARNYRTFVLMGDAEIAEGSIWEAVELAAHYKLNNLIGIVDCNRLGQSDESLHGHHVQRFADKFKAFGCQTYSIDGHDMQEIIGTLHRALAHADQSDQPVIILAKTFKGHGVQLFENKENFHGKALDEQQLAVAVTQLAHTFPAAAQYKNDEYVWAPQLPQVIKKTVPAGCVGVDFHDPVYALGDMVATRKAYGDAVTALGRVCEQVICLDAEVKNSTFAEIFEHRFPKRFIQCFVAEQNMVSMGVGLERRGKMPFISTFSVFFSRAYDQIRMAAISNANLRLVGSHAGISIGQDGPSQMGLEDIALMAALPGSVVLYPSDAISTHVLVGAMAEYNQGISYLRTTRMETPVLYPTYEDFYIGGCKVVRQSDQDAACVVAAGVTLHQALAAYDQLLREGISIAVIDLYSIKPLDYKTVLSVAQKSGNRLITVEDHYLQGGMGQLVTYALRNSGITVDCLAVTALPRSGLPEELLAWAGIDAAGIMRAVKKKK from the coding sequence ATGGGCGCACCGGATACAAAAAAACTATTTCTTGAATATAAGGCGTATAACATGCGCCTTTCTTCTTTGATAATGACCACAAAAGCCGGATCAGGGCATGTAACGTCATGTCTTTCTGCAGCAGATATTGTGGCAGCACTTTTTTTTGATGCAATGCAGTATGACCCGCGTGATCCTGACAATCCTGATAATGATCGATTTATCTTATCAAAGGGGCATGCAGCGCCTATTTTGTATGCAGCATGGAAAGAGGCCGGTGTGCTGACTGAGCACGATTTACTTTCTTACCGCCGGTTTGATTCTGAGTTAGAAGGCCATCCAACGCGTCGTTTTAAATATACTGAAAGCGCAACCGGTTCGCTGGGTATTGGACTATCAATTGGTGCAGGTATGGCATTGGCCGCCAAAATGGATGCACGGAACTATCGTACGTTTGTGTTGATGGGGGATGCTGAGATAGCAGAGGGATCAATTTGGGAGGCGGTTGAACTCGCTGCACATTATAAGCTCAATAATTTGATTGGCATTGTTGACTGTAATCGGTTGGGGCAGAGTGATGAATCATTACACGGTCATCATGTTCAGCGATTTGCCGATAAATTTAAAGCATTTGGTTGTCAGACGTATAGTATAGATGGTCACGATATGCAGGAGATTATTGGCACCTTACATCGAGCTCTTGCCCATGCGGATCAGTCTGATCAGCCGGTTATTATTTTGGCAAAAACATTTAAAGGCCATGGGGTACAACTGTTTGAAAATAAAGAAAACTTTCATGGCAAAGCATTAGATGAACAACAGCTTGCTGTTGCGGTGACACAACTTGCGCATACATTTCCAGCTGCAGCGCAGTATAAAAATGATGAGTATGTGTGGGCGCCACAATTGCCGCAGGTAATAAAAAAAACGGTACCAGCTGGATGCGTGGGGGTTGATTTTCACGATCCGGTGTATGCACTTGGTGATATGGTCGCAACGCGTAAAGCATATGGAGATGCGGTGACCGCCCTTGGGCGTGTTTGTGAGCAGGTGATCTGTTTGGATGCAGAAGTAAAAAATTCTACTTTCGCAGAGATTTTCGAACATCGTTTTCCAAAACGATTTATACAATGTTTTGTCGCAGAACAAAATATGGTGAGCATGGGGGTTGGACTTGAGCGACGGGGTAAAATGCCATTCATTTCTACATTTTCAGTTTTTTTCAGTCGTGCATATGATCAGATTCGAATGGCTGCAATCAGCAATGCAAATCTACGCCTGGTTGGTTCCCATGCGGGAATCTCGATCGGTCAAGATGGCCCTTCGCAAATGGGGTTGGAAGATATTGCGTTAATGGCGGCATTGCCAGGTTCTGTGGTGCTGTATCCGAGTGATGCAATTAGTACGCATGTGTTAGTTGGTGCAATGGCTGAATATAATCAGGGAATTAGTTATTTGCGTACCACGCGCATGGAAACGCCAGTGCTGTATCCAACGTACGAAGATTTTTATATTGGTGGATGCAAAGTAGTGCGCCAGAGCGATCAGGATGCTGCATGCGTAGTTGCTGCCGGGGTCACCCTGCACCAAGCACTTGCAGCATATGATCAATTACTGCGAGAAGGAATTTCCATTGCTGTGATTGATTTATATTCAATCAAGCCGCTCGATTATAAAACGGTGCTTTCGGTTGCTCAAAAATCAGGCAATCGTCTTATTACGGTGGAAGATCATTATCTGCAGGGTGGCATGGGACAGTTAGTTACCTATGCGTTAAGAAATAGTGGTATCACGGTTGATTGTTTGGCGGTCACCGCGTTGCCTCGATCTGGATTGCCGGAAGAGCTGCTTGCATGGGCTGGTATTGATGCCGCAGGAATCATGCGTGCGGTGAAAAAGAAGAAATAA
- a CDS encoding DJ-1/PfpI family protein, with amino-acid sequence MATNTILFVIAHQGYQPVEYEVPRKLIEQAGFQIFTASNNLGTAVASDGSTTEVDFLINSVNAANYDGIFFIGGPGALENLDNQDSYNLLTAAAHQKKVIGAICISTRILAHAEILKGRHATGWNGDNLLGGIYKEYDVHYDPKEVIVDDAIITAIGPSAAREFGERIITLLQG; translated from the coding sequence ATGGCGACAAATACTATTCTTTTTGTTATTGCACATCAGGGATATCAACCAGTTGAATATGAAGTTCCCAGAAAGCTCATTGAGCAGGCAGGGTTTCAAATATTCACCGCAAGCAATAACCTCGGCACTGCGGTCGCCTCTGACGGCTCGACTACTGAAGTTGATTTTTTAATTAATAGTGTGAATGCTGCAAATTACGATGGCATTTTTTTCATCGGCGGCCCCGGAGCATTAGAAAATCTTGATAATCAAGATAGTTATAATCTGCTTACCGCTGCAGCGCATCAAAAAAAAGTAATCGGAGCAATTTGCATCTCTACTCGCATCCTTGCACACGCAGAAATCCTAAAAGGAAGACATGCAACTGGATGGAATGGTGATAATCTTCTGGGCGGAATTTATAAAGAATATGATGTACACTATGACCCAAAAGAAGTAATTGTTGATGACGCAATCATCACGGCAATCGGTCCAAGCGCCGCACGCGAATTTGGTGAACGCATCATTACCCTGCTACAGGGATAA